From the Haemophilus parainfluenzae genome, the window TAAACTCGCCGTCATTACTGAACATGAAATTTTAGGCGAGCGTGTACAGCAACGTCAGCGTGATAAACGTAAAGCGGTGAATCCTGATACCTTAGTGCGTAATCTGGCTGAATTAAAAATTGGGCAGCCTGTGGTGCATTTAGATCATGGTGTGGGGCGTTACGGTGGGTTAGTCACGCTTGATACAGGTGGTTTAAAAGCGGAATATTTGCTAATTAACTATGCGAATGAATCTAAGCTTTATGTGCCGGTTGGTTCACTTCATTTAATTAGTCGCTATGTCGGTGGCTCAGATGAAACCGCACCATTACATAAATTAGGTAATGAATCATGGGCGAAAACCCGTCAAAAAGCTGCAGAAAAAATTCGTGATGTGGCCGCTGAATTACTTGATGTGTATGCCCAGCGAGAAGTGAAAAAAGGCTTTGAATTTAAATATGATCGTGAGGAATTTCAGCAATTTGCTGCAACTTTCCCTTTTGAAGAAACGCACGATCAAGACATGGCAATTAATGCTGTCATTTCGGATATGTGTCAGCCCAAAGCAATGGACCGTTTAGTTTGTGGTGATGTAGGTTTTGGGAAGACTGAAGTAGCGATGCGAGCCGCATTTTTGGCGGTCATGAACCATAAACAAGTGGCTGTATTAGTCCCTACAACCTTGCTAGCTCAACAGCATTACGAGAATTTTAAAGATCGTTTTGCTAATTTGCCGGTTAATGTGGAAGTGCTTTCTCGCTTTAAAACAGCTAAAGAGCAAAAACAAATCTTAGAAAATTTAGCCGAAGGAAAAGTCGATATTCTGATTGGCACCCATAAATTAATTCAATCCGATGTGAAGTTTTCTGATCTTGGCTTACTCATCATAGATGAAGAACATCGCTTTGGTGTGGGGCAAAAAGAGAAAATCAAACAACTTCGAGCGAATATTGATATTTTAACGCTTACCGCAACACCAATTCCTCGTACTTTGAATATGGCGATGAATGGTATTCGCGATCTTTCTATTATTGCGACACCCCCAGCTCGCCGAGTGAGTATCAAAACGTTTGTTCGCCAGAAAGATGATTTAATTATTCGTGAAGCCATCTTGCGTGAAATTTTACGTGGTGGGCAAGTTTATTATTTACATAATGATGTGGCGAGTATTGAAAATACGGCTGAAAAACTGACCGCACTTGTGCCAGAGGCTCGAGTTGTGATTGGACATGGTCAAATGCGAGAACGTGAACTTGAACGCGTGATGAGTGATTTTTATCATCAACGTTATAACGTTTTAGTCTGTTCCACCATTATTGAAACAGGGATTGACGTACCTACGGCAAATACGATCATTATTGAACGTGCAGATAATTTTGGCTTGGCACAGCTTCACCAGTTGCGTGGTCGAGTAGGGCGTTCTCACCATCAAGCTTATGCCTATTTGCTTACACCGCCGCCGAAATTAATGACGAAAGATGCGAAACGTCGTTTAGAGGCATTAGAAAGTTTAGATAATTTAGGTGCAGGTTTCATTCTTGCGACGCACGATTTAGAAATTCGCGGTGCAGGTGAATTATTAGGGAATGAACAAAGTGGGCAAATTGAAAGCATCGGTTTTTCACTTTATATGGAATTACTTGATGCAGCAGTGAAAGCCTTAAAAGAGGGCAGAGAACCTTCATTAGAAGAGATTACACATCAGCAAGCAGAAATTGAATTGCGTGTTCCAGCCTTATTGCCAGATGACTATCTTGGGGATGTGAATATGCGTTTGTCGTTCTATAAACGCATTGCCGCGGCCGAAAGTAAACAAGAGTTAGATGAACTAAAAGTTGAATTGATTGATCGCTTTGGTTTATTACCTGAAGCAACGAAAAATCTTTTACAAATTGCTGAAATACGTTTAATGGTGAAACCATTAAAAGTATTGAAGATTGATGCAGGTGCTCAAGGTGGCTTTATTGAATTCTCACCTTCAGCAAAAGTTGATCCTGAAAAATTCATTAAACTGATTCAACAAAATCCAATTGTTTATCGTTTTGATGGTCCATTAAAATTTAAGTTTGTGAAAGTGCTTCCAGAAAACAAAGCGCGGTTAGAATTTGTGATGGATTTAGTGAAGACACTTACTGAGTAGCAAGTAAATAAAAAGGCTGACAAAATGTCAGCCTTTCTTTTTAAAGTTTTATTAGTGAAGCGCTTCAACAACGCTTAAGAACATTTTTAAGATACCGGCATTTAATAAGTCGATAAAGAATGCCCCTACCATTGGTACGATTAAGAACGCTTTGTGAGATGGTCCGAAACGACTGGTAATCGCTTGCATGTTAGCAACGGCTGTTGGTGTTGCGCCGAGACCGAAACCACAGTGACCCGCACTTAATACAATCGCATCATAATCTTTACCCATCATACGGTATGTGACGTAGATAGCGAAGAAAGCCATGAAGACAACTTGAACCGCTAAGATAACTAATACATCTGTTGCAAGACCTGCTAATTCCCAAAGTTTGAGAGACATTAAAGCAATCGCTAAGAAGATAGATAAACCTACGCTACCTAATACGTCAATCGCTGAATCAGCCACTTGGAATTTGAATAAGTGGGTTAAGCTGTTGCGAATGATTACGCCTGTAAACAAACACCATACGAATGTAGGTAATTGAATGTGAGTACCTTTTGTTAAGCCATCTAAGTATTGACCAATGAGTAAACATAAAGAAAGCATCGCGATGGTTTCAATGATTGAGCGTGCATTCACTTTACGTTTATAAGTTGGGTGCTCAAATGCTTCTTGTACGTCATCTACTTCATCATTCTCTGGGTTTTCACCTTGTTTTTGATGATTTAATAAATAACGAGATACTGGACCACCTAAGATACCACCAAAGACTAAACCGAATGTGGCACATGCCATGGCGATTTCTGTCGCAGCCGGTAGATTAAATTCTTTAGTGAATGTTTCTGCCCATGCCGCACCTGTACCATGACCACCGGTTAGGGTAACTGAACCAGCAAGTAAGCCGTAAGCAGGATCAATGCCTAATAATTGAGTACCTACAATACCGATGACATTTTGGCAAACAATGAGTATTCCTGCCGCCAATAGGAAGATAACTAATGGTTTTCCGCCTTTAATTAAGCGAGCAAAGTTTGCACTTAAACCGATAGAGGAGAAGAATACCAACATCATAGATGTTTGTAAGCTTTTCTCAAAAGTGAATGAAGTGCCATTTACTTTGTATAAAATGGTTAATGCAATAGCCACAATAAAGCCGCCAACGACAGGCTCAGGGATATTAAATGTTTGTAAAACTCGAATGCGTTTTACTAGAAAAAAACCGAGTAATAATACAAAACTTGCTAAAGCAAGTGTTTGATAGGTATCAAAAACAATATTCACGAAATATCCTCCTATTTAGTTTGGTTTCGAGAATTCTTATGAGTTGTGTTCAGGTTCAACCACCACAATGTCAACATTACTATGTAATCCACGTGGTAATTGGGAGCCTTTTCTGCCGCGTTCCGCACGGAATTTTTGCAGATCTTCCGGTTTTAATGTGATTTTTCGTTTACCGGAATGGAACTCAAGGCTGGCTTGCTCTGAAATTAAGAACAATTTCACCAATAATTCTGACCGCGCTTTTGCATTCGCTGCTGGAATACTGATGATTTTGTTGCCTTTCCCTTTTGATAATGCCGGTAAATCCCGTACCGGAAAAATCAGCATTCGACCCGCTGATGTGAGGGACACAAGAAGTGAGGCCAACTCGGAAAGTTTCTCAGGTTTCAAGACTTTCGCATTTTCTGGCAAAGAAATCAAGGCTTTTCCTGCTTTATTGCGTGCAATTAAATCTTCAAATTTGCAAATAAAACCGTATCCTGCATCTGATGCCATCAATAATTCTTGTTTTTCAGGTTCCATAATAACCTGTTCAATCGTCGCACCGGCCGGTAATGTGAGTTTACCGGTGAGCGGTTCACCTTGTGAACGCGCAGAAGGTAAACTTAATGGATCTAAAGCATAACTACGACCCGTACTATCAATAAAGATCACAGGTTGATTACTTTTACCGCAAGCGTGCGCGAGATATTTATCGCCAGCTTTGTAGCTTAATCCTGCCGGATCAATGTCATGACCTTTTGCACAGCGTACCCAGCCCATTTCAGATAAGATGACGGTAACGGGTTCAGCAGGAGTCATTTCACTTTCAGAAATGGCTTTCGCTTCTTCACGTTCAACTAATTGAGACATTCTAGGGCTGGTGTATTTTTTCGCATCTTCTTGAATTTCTTTTTTGATCAAGGTATTTAAGCGACGCTCAGATCCTAAAATTAATTCTAAATTTGACCGCTCTTCTTCGAGTTTATCTTTCTCAGCTTGTAATTGATGCTCTTCTAATTTAGCTAAATGGCGCAAACGTAAGTTTAAAATGGCTTCAGCCTGTTCATCACTTAAGTTAAAACGAGCCATTAAAACTTGTTTCGGTTCATCTTCAGTACGAATAATCTCAATGACTTTATCAATATTGAGGAAAGCAATCATCAAGCCATCTAAAATGTGCAAACGAGCGAGTACTTTATCTAAACGATGTTGTAAACGACGCGTTACTGTTGTGCGACGGAATGTTAGCCATTCAGTGAGGACTTGAAGTAAGCCTTTCACGGCTGGTTTATGATCAAGCCCGATCATATTCATATTCACACGATAGCTTTTTTCAAGATCTGTCGTCGCAAATAAATGCGCCATTAAGGCATCCGTGTCAACGCGATTTGAACGAGGCACAAGCACGATACGCACAGGGTTTTCATAATCTGCTTCATCACGAATATCTTCCACCATTGGCAATTTTTTCGCCGTCAT encodes:
- the mfd gene encoding transcription-repair coupling factor; amino-acid sequence: MKTTYFNFDIPTQPNDHKILGNVLTGADALAISEITEQYDGLTVVVAPDTKSAVRLSQVLPDLTSQPVQFFPDWETLPYDSFSPHQEIISSRLSALFHLQNTKKGIFVLPISTLMQRVCPPKYLQHNVLLIKKGDRLVIEKLRLQLESAGYRSVEQVLEHGEYAVRGSLLDLFPMGSAVPFRLDFFDDEIDSIRTFDVDTQRTLDEIQSINLLPAHEFPTDEKGIEFFRTQFRETFGEIRRDPEHIYQQISKGTLISGIEYWQPLFFDEMATLFDYLPEKTFFVDMETNQAQGERFYLDAKQRYEHRKVDPMRPLLPPERLWLSIDAVNHALKNYPKINFKAEKVRSSVRQKNLAVSALPAVTIQSQQKEPLSQLRQFIEHFKGNVLFSVETEGRRETLLDLLSPLKIKPKQIKTLSEANQDKFNLWVSRLEQGFILDEAKLAVITEHEILGERVQQRQRDKRKAVNPDTLVRNLAELKIGQPVVHLDHGVGRYGGLVTLDTGGLKAEYLLINYANESKLYVPVGSLHLISRYVGGSDETAPLHKLGNESWAKTRQKAAEKIRDVAAELLDVYAQREVKKGFEFKYDREEFQQFAATFPFEETHDQDMAINAVISDMCQPKAMDRLVCGDVGFGKTEVAMRAAFLAVMNHKQVAVLVPTTLLAQQHYENFKDRFANLPVNVEVLSRFKTAKEQKQILENLAEGKVDILIGTHKLIQSDVKFSDLGLLIIDEEHRFGVGQKEKIKQLRANIDILTLTATPIPRTLNMAMNGIRDLSIIATPPARRVSIKTFVRQKDDLIIREAILREILRGGQVYYLHNDVASIENTAEKLTALVPEARVVIGHGQMRERELERVMSDFYHQRYNVLVCSTIIETGIDVPTANTIIIERADNFGLAQLHQLRGRVGRSHHQAYAYLLTPPPKLMTKDAKRRLEALESLDNLGAGFILATHDLEIRGAGELLGNEQSGQIESIGFSLYMELLDAAVKALKEGREPSLEEITHQQAEIELRVPALLPDDYLGDVNMRLSFYKRIAAAESKQELDELKVELIDRFGLLPEATKNLLQIAEIRLMVKPLKVLKIDAGAQGGFIEFSPSAKVDPEKFIKLIQQNPIVYRFDGPLKFKFVKVLPENKARLEFVMDLVKTLTE
- the parC gene encoding DNA topoisomerase IV subunit A, which gives rise to MSNINYEGIEQMPLRTFTEKAYLNYSMYVIMDRALPFIGDGLKPVQRRIVYAMSELGLNAAAKFKKSARTVGDVLGKFHPHGDSACYEAMVLMAQPFSYRYPLVDGQGNWGAPDDPKSFAAMRYTESRLSKISEILLTELGQGTVDFQPNFDGTLEEPQYLPARLPHILLNGTTGIAVGMATDIPPHNINEVADAAVLLLDNPKAGLDDVLNIIQGPDFPTEAEIISPKDDIRKMYETGRGSIKMRATWHKEDGEVIISALPHQSSPSKIIAQIAEQMTAKKLPMVEDIRDEADYENPVRIVLVPRSNRVDTDALMAHLFATTDLEKSYRVNMNMIGLDHKPAVKGLLQVLTEWLTFRRTTVTRRLQHRLDKVLARLHILDGLMIAFLNIDKVIEIIRTEDEPKQVLMARFNLSDEQAEAILNLRLRHLAKLEEHQLQAEKDKLEEERSNLELILGSERRLNTLIKKEIQEDAKKYTSPRMSQLVEREEAKAISESEMTPAEPVTVILSEMGWVRCAKGHDIDPAGLSYKAGDKYLAHACGKSNQPVIFIDSTGRSYALDPLSLPSARSQGEPLTGKLTLPAGATIEQVIMEPEKQELLMASDAGYGFICKFEDLIARNKAGKALISLPENAKVLKPEKLSELASLLVSLTSAGRMLIFPVRDLPALSKGKGNKIISIPAANAKARSELLVKLFLISEQASLEFHSGKRKITLKPEDLQKFRAERGRKGSQLPRGLHSNVDIVVVEPEHNS
- the gltS gene encoding sodium/glutamate symporter — its product is MNIVFDTYQTLALASFVLLLGFFLVKRIRVLQTFNIPEPVVGGFIVAIALTILYKVNGTSFTFEKSLQTSMMLVFFSSIGLSANFARLIKGGKPLVIFLLAAGILIVCQNVIGIVGTQLLGIDPAYGLLAGSVTLTGGHGTGAAWAETFTKEFNLPAATEIAMACATFGLVFGGILGGPVSRYLLNHQKQGENPENDEVDDVQEAFEHPTYKRKVNARSIIETIAMLSLCLLIGQYLDGLTKGTHIQLPTFVWCLFTGVIIRNSLTHLFKFQVADSAIDVLGSVGLSIFLAIALMSLKLWELAGLATDVLVILAVQVVFMAFFAIYVTYRMMGKDYDAIVLSAGHCGFGLGATPTAVANMQAITSRFGPSHKAFLIVPMVGAFFIDLLNAGILKMFLSVVEALH